In Candidatus Limnocylindria bacterium, the following proteins share a genomic window:
- a CDS encoding serine hydrolase domain-containing protein — translation MSAPVRGTCDETFAKVRDVFERSFESGEIGAGVAVLIDGEPVIDLWGGWTDEERTRPWERDTIVNVYSVTKGMASVCMNRLIEQGLLDLDAPVAKYWPEFAQNGKQDITMRLLISHQAGLPTAPRLPRNVANDWTAVTTALAEAAPEWEPGSQQVYHWVTWGYLNGEVLRRIDGRTIGTYLREEVCGPLGADFLLGVGPEHDARCATLVQGQVVTPLDAAPGLSPEERAEDNAMWGPNSRNWRAAEVPSANGHATAMGVARVYGALARGGELDGVRILRPDTIDRATVQIGPGMQPMMAGGSPLRFATGFMLYTRALPNGGSVATFGHGGIGGAFGLADRERKLAFSYVMNKLNSGFRTRLEAAVYECLE, via the coding sequence ATGAGCGCACCCGTGCGCGGCACCTGCGACGAGACGTTCGCGAAAGTGCGGGACGTCTTCGAGCGCAGCTTCGAGAGCGGCGAGATCGGCGCTGGCGTCGCGGTGCTGATCGACGGCGAGCCCGTGATCGATCTGTGGGGCGGCTGGACCGACGAAGAGCGGACGCGCCCCTGGGAGCGAGACACGATCGTCAACGTGTATTCGGTGACCAAAGGCATGGCGTCGGTCTGCATGAACCGCCTCATCGAGCAGGGACTGCTCGACCTCGACGCTCCGGTGGCGAAGTACTGGCCCGAGTTCGCGCAGAACGGGAAGCAGGACATAACGATGCGCCTGCTGATCAGCCACCAGGCCGGTCTGCCCACGGCGCCGCGGCTGCCACGCAACGTCGCCAACGACTGGACGGCGGTGACGACCGCGCTCGCCGAGGCCGCACCGGAGTGGGAGCCTGGGTCGCAGCAGGTCTACCACTGGGTCACGTGGGGCTACCTGAACGGCGAGGTTCTGCGCAGGATCGACGGACGCACGATCGGCACGTACCTGCGCGAGGAGGTGTGCGGGCCGCTCGGAGCCGATTTCCTGCTGGGCGTTGGGCCGGAGCACGATGCGCGCTGCGCGACGCTCGTCCAGGGGCAGGTGGTAACGCCCCTTGACGCTGCTCCGGGGCTGAGCCCCGAGGAGCGTGCGGAGGACAACGCGATGTGGGGCCCGAACTCGCGCAACTGGCGGGCCGCGGAGGTTCCGTCCGCCAACGGACACGCGACTGCGATGGGCGTCGCCCGGGTGTACGGCGCGCTCGCGCGCGGCGGCGAGCTCGACGGCGTCCGGATCCTGCGTCCCGACACGATCGACCGTGCGACCGTCCAGATCGGACCGGGCATGCAACCGATGATGGCCGGCGGGTCTCCGCTGCGCTTTGCTACCGGGTTCATGCTCTATACCCGAGCGCTTCCTAATGGCGGATCCGTCGCGACGTTCGGTCATGGCGGGATCGGGGGCGCGTTCGGCCTCGCCGACCGAGAGCGAAAGCTCGCGTTCAGTTACGTCATGAACAAGTTGAACTCGGGCTTCCGCACGCGCCTCGAAGCCGCGGTTTACGAGTGCCTCGAGTGA
- a CDS encoding riboflavin kinase: MTAPRAVPVLREYDDWPRGSLHLVIGEFDGVHIGHRAALRALRDTARRDGATALAMHFDPIPIEYLAPAAPRSALTDTAERTQLLFEAGADAVVIVRFTDDFAHQLPDEFVSRVTDAGEVRRVIVAADFRFGHDRVGDIRTLVSLGVRHGFVVDVIDTVYSERRAVTAALVRNALLAGDVADADRLLGRTYSLVGRAAPDGRLRAKGLGHPAIDLLLPTDRLVPRDGVYAVWAVVEGERVGAVANLALSAGASGAVERHLELHFLERETELRGESVQVFFVRRVRDDMRFPSGWELSQQIARDVVAATAALREETVRGS, from the coding sequence ATGACCGCACCGCGCGCCGTGCCCGTTCTTCGCGAGTACGACGACTGGCCGCGCGGGTCGCTGCACCTCGTGATCGGGGAATTCGACGGCGTCCACATCGGCCACCGGGCGGCCCTTCGGGCGCTCCGCGATACCGCGCGCCGGGACGGCGCCACCGCGCTCGCGATGCACTTCGACCCGATCCCGATCGAGTACCTCGCGCCGGCGGCGCCTCGCTCGGCGCTCACCGATACGGCCGAGCGGACCCAGCTTCTCTTCGAGGCGGGCGCGGATGCCGTCGTCATCGTCCGCTTCACCGATGACTTCGCCCACCAGCTGCCGGATGAGTTCGTATCGCGCGTGACGGACGCCGGTGAGGTGCGTCGAGTGATCGTCGCCGCAGACTTCCGCTTCGGGCACGACCGGGTCGGCGACATACGGACGCTCGTGTCCCTCGGTGTCAGGCACGGCTTTGTCGTCGACGTGATCGACACCGTGTATTCCGAGCGCCGGGCCGTGACCGCCGCACTCGTCCGCAATGCGCTGCTGGCTGGCGACGTCGCCGATGCGGATCGCCTTCTCGGTCGGACCTACTCCCTTGTCGGCCGCGCGGCCCCGGACGGTCGACTGCGCGCGAAAGGGCTCGGCCATCCCGCGATCGACCTGCTCCTGCCGACGGACCGGCTCGTGCCCCGCGACGGTGTCTACGCGGTGTGGGCCGTCGTGGAGGGTGAGCGCGTGGGCGCGGTCGCGAATCTCGCGCTGTCCGCGGGCGCGAGCGGCGCCGTCGAGCGGCACCTGGAGCTGCATTTCCTCGAGCGTGAAACAGAGCTCCGCGGGGAGTCCGTGCAGGTGTTCTTCGTGCGCCGGGTGCGCGACGACATGCGCTTCCCGTCGGGCTGGGAGCTCTCGCAACAGATCGCCCGCGACGTGGTGGCGGCGACGGCCGCGTTGCGCGAGGAGACGGTGCGCGGGAGTTAG